The region TCGCCGACATCGGCACCGTCCAGCTCGCCGGCCGTGGCGCCCGGGTCCTCGGCGTCGACCCGTCCCAGCTGCGCCAGTTCACCCCCCGGGAGACCGCGACGTCGGACCCGCTGTGGCAGGCCGTCGCCCGCGGTGAGGTCGTCGCGTCCTACTCCGCGCTGCGCGCCCGCGGGCTGTCGCTCGGCGGGGAGGTCGGGCTCGCCGGGCGCACCACAGTGCGTGAGCGCATCGGCGGTGTCGCAGCCCTCGGGCTCCCCGGCGTCGACCTCGTGACTGACCGCCGCTCGACCCGCGCGCTCGGGGTCGTGCGCGACAGCGCCGTCGTCCTCGACGCCCCCTCCCGACGCGTCACCGGGCTGGTCCGAGACGTGCGCCGGGTCGTCGGCGCCGACGCCCGCGTCGACGTGCTGCGACCCGAGCCGGTGCGCGCCTCGCGCAGCCGCCCGTCGAGCTACCGCGAGCTCTACCAGCGCTCCGCGGCGCTCTGCCCGGGCCTGCCGTGGCAGGTCCTCTCCGCGGTCGGAGAGGTCGAGTCCGGCCACGGCCGCAACAACGGACCGTCGTCGGCGGGCGCCCTCGGACCGATGCAGTTCCTGCCGGCCACCTGGGCGGCGTACGGCGTCGACGGTGACGGTGACCGCCGGGCGGACGTCATGAGCCCCTACGACGCGGTGCCCGCTGCCGCGCTCTACCTGTGCCGCAACGGTGGCGGTCAGGGGCCTGACGGGCTCTACGACGCGCTGTTCGCCTACAACCACGCCGACTGGTACGTCCGCAAGGTCCTGGCGACGGCCGAGCGCTACTGACCGGCAGGCACCAGGACGCGTGCGTCGGGCTCACCGGCCAGCGCCGGCGAGGCGTCGCGCGAGGCCCACACGGCCTCGCGCAGGAAGCCGAGGAAGGCGGTCGCTGCCGCGGCGTCGTCGAAGTCCAGGTCGACAACGACCCACCTCGGGTCGTCGACCGGTTGAGCGATGCGCTGGGCTCGCACTCCTGCGCCCTCGCGCGCCCCCTCGAAGCGGTCGAAGGCGGTGCGCCACTCGGCGTACCCGGTGATGGCGTGCTGGATGTGCAGGGTTGCGGTCATGTCTGGCGACGGTAGGCAGCGGCTCGTGTCGTGACCATCCCAGAAGGGTGGGATCGTCGTCTGCCCTCGCGCAGCCGTAGGGTCCGCTGCGTGCCGCAGCGTGCCGTCGTCCGCGCCGTCGAGCGACTGTGCCGTGACGCGGTGGACGAGCGCGCGCTGCGGGTGGCCGTCCTCGACCTCCTCGTCCCGGAGCTGCGGCTCGACGCGTGGGCCTGGCTGCTGACCGATCCCGTCACAGCCGTCGGAACCTCGCCGGTGGCGGTGGTGCCGTGGTTCTCCGAACTGCCTGCGCAGGTGCGCTGGAAGTACCTCTCTCCCGTCAACCGCTGGACAGGCCTGCGGGGTGCCGTCGCGCGCCTGCACGACGCGACCGGGGGCGACCTGGCTCAGAGCGATGTGTGGCGGGAGGTCCTGCGCAGCCACGGGGTCGTCGATGCAGCCTCGGTCGTGCTGCAGGACAGGTGGGGCACCTGGGGGTTCCTCGAGCTGTGGCGCTGCGCCCCGACCGCGCCGTTCGACCCACACGACGCGGCTCTGCTGACCGAGGTCGCCCCCGTCCTGACGGCCGCGCTGCGGCGGCTTGTGGCGACTGCGTTCGACGGACCGACTGACAGCGCGGCCGCGCCCGTGGTGCTCGTCCTCGACGATCAGCTGGACGTCCGGGCGCAGACGCCGCAGACCGAGGCCCTGCTGCGACGGCTGCTCCCGGTGCCGCCTGGTGCAGCGCCTGTCCCCGCCGTCGCCTACAACGCCGCCGCGCAGCTGCTCGCCCTGGAGGCCGGGGTCGACGTCGGGGCGGCCAGCGCACGGCTCGGTGTCGGCGAGGGTCGATGGATCACGGCGCGCGCGACGCGGCTGGGGTCGGACATCGCGGTCGTCCTGTCACCCGCGACGGGTGCGGAGCGGCTGGAGGTCTTCGTGCGAGCGACCGGCCTGTCGGACCGCGAGGGCGAGCTGGTGGGTCACCTCGTCGAGGGCTGCGACACCCGGGAGGTGGCTGCGCGCATGGTGCTGTCGGAGCACACCGTCCAGGACCACCTCAAGGCGGTCTTTGACAAGAGCGGTGTCCGTAGCCGCCGCGCGCTCCTCGCCCGCGCACTGGGGGCGTGACTCAGCCCGCGAGCAGCCCGGGCTGAACGGCGAGGCGGGTTCGCGTCGACGCGGTGGCTCGGTGGACCACCTCGTCGAGGTGGGTTATCCGCATCGGGTTGACGCCCATCACCTCGAGGTCGGCGCGTCCGGGCTGGAGGACCACGACGCGTGAGCCGGCCCGGCGCAGCCGACGCACCTCGAGGGCGAGCACCTGGCGGATCGCCATCCGGACGCCCAGGTCGACCGGCGGCCGGCCGACCCGCCGGCGGACAGGGCGGGCGACCGACATCGGGCTGACGACGACGACCAGGTCGAGCCGGTCGTGGACGAGGACGTCGGCGTTGGAGGGGGAGTGCATCCCGCCGTCGACCCAGGTCTCGCCCCCGAAGCGCACGGGCGAGAAGTACGCCGGGATCGCGCACGACGCCGCGACCGCTGTGCCGACGTCGACCGGCGGTGCGCCCGGGGTGCCGAGCACGATGCGGCGGGCGTCGCGGGCCCGCACGACGCACAGCCGCAGGTCCCGGTCGGGCCAGTGGTCGCCGTGCAGGTGGCGCACCCCGCGGGCGATCGGCTCGGTGTCGATGCGGCCGGCGGGCAGCAGGCTGCTCACCACGGACGCGGGCCGCACCGCCCAGGGGCGACGGGCCGCCGACAGCAGCGCGCCAGGGGCGAGCGGCCTGCGGCTCGCCGCGACGGCCTCGATCGGGAGTCGGGAGACCGACGTCTGGCGGGTGGACCGGAGGCGACGGCCCTCGTCGGACAGCGCCTCCCCGAGCAGCTCGGCGGCGAGGTCGGGAGCGGACAGCCCGCCCGCGAGGCCGGCCGCGACGAGCGAGCCGGCCGAGCTGCCGACGAGCACGTCGGCGTCGCGGGAGTCGAAGCCCTGCTCGTGGAGTGCGGTGAGCACGCCGAGGTGGAACGCCTGACCGACGAGACCGCCGGCGCCGAGCACGAGTCCGATACGCACGGCGTGATCATTACCCGTCTTCGGGCGTTCGACGCTCAGCAGGGCAAGGAGGCGTACGGCGACACCGGCACCGTGCCGTCGACGACTCGCTCGCCGCAGGTGACCTTGCCGGTCTCGTAGATCTTCGCCAGGGCCGCGAAGCCTGCGTTGCCCACGTCGTGGGTCTCGCTCGCCTCGCTGGCATGCCCGGCGAAGGGCGACTGCTGACCGGTGGGGGCGTAGCCGTCGATCGTCGTGCCCGCCTCGCTGCCGCTCGAGCGCGTCACGAACGCCGTCATGTCGACCGGCACGCCTTCGGCCAGCAGCAGCGCCTGGAGCTGGCGGCTCTCGTCGTGGGTGACGAGGCCGTCGGCGACGCCGTGGACCATGACGACGCCCTTCACCCCGCTGGCGGCGATGTCGTCGACGCGGTTGACCACGGTGCGCTCGGCGTAGACGTCGGGCACCTCCTCGAGGCTGCCGCCGAAGGCCTCCTCGATGTCGGCAACGGCGTTGGCGGCGAAGGTGTTGACCAGGGCGAGCTGACGCGCCACGAGGTAGGTCTCGGTGACGTTGGCCGCGCCCTCGACGTCGACCCAGTAGTCGAACAGCGGCTTGCCCTTCAGGTCCTTCGGCTGCGCGGCGAGCACCAGGCCGCTCGTGTTGCCGCCCATGCTCACGCCGTAGATGACGTTGATCCCGGTGGGTGTGCAGACGCGCTCGAAGTGCTGGGCGACGGCGATGCTGTCCTCGGCGCCCTCCTGGACACGC is a window of Mycobacteriales bacterium DNA encoding:
- a CDS encoding lytic transglycosylase domain-containing protein; amino-acid sequence: MRARVVALGLALTACGGVVTATRGLPVTTVPSSLAVQPPMEVAAEAQVAPSAVPLAPSVAPLRTLRTPDLVVTVVRPLTAAQAARLRAITGVRGLTVADIGTVQLAGRGARVLGVDPSQLRQFTPRETATSDPLWQAVARGEVVASYSALRARGLSLGGEVGLAGRTTVRERIGGVAALGLPGVDLVTDRRSTRALGVVRDSAVVLDAPSRRVTGLVRDVRRVVGADARVDVLRPEPVRASRSRPSSYRELYQRSAALCPGLPWQVLSAVGEVESGHGRNNGPSSAGALGPMQFLPATWAAYGVDGDGDRRADVMSPYDAVPAAALYLCRNGGGQGPDGLYDALFAYNHADWYVRKVLATAERY
- a CDS encoding helix-turn-helix transcriptional regulator, with product MPQRAVVRAVERLCRDAVDERALRVAVLDLLVPELRLDAWAWLLTDPVTAVGTSPVAVVPWFSELPAQVRWKYLSPVNRWTGLRGAVARLHDATGGDLAQSDVWREVLRSHGVVDAASVVLQDRWGTWGFLELWRCAPTAPFDPHDAALLTEVAPVLTAALRRLVATAFDGPTDSAAAPVVLVLDDQLDVRAQTPQTEALLRRLLPVPPGAAPVPAVAYNAAAQLLALEAGVDVGAASARLGVGEGRWITARATRLGSDIAVVLSPATGAERLEVFVRATGLSDREGELVGHLVEGCDTREVAARMVLSEHTVQDHLKAVFDKSGVRSRRALLARALGA
- a CDS encoding patatin-like phospholipase family protein produces the protein MRIGLVLGAGGLVGQAFHLGVLTALHEQGFDSRDADVLVGSSAGSLVAAGLAGGLSAPDLAAELLGEALSDEGRRLRSTRQTSVSRLPIEAVAASRRPLAPGALLSAARRPWAVRPASVVSSLLPAGRIDTEPIARGVRHLHGDHWPDRDLRLCVVRARDARRIVLGTPGAPPVDVGTAVAASCAIPAYFSPVRFGGETWVDGGMHSPSNADVLVHDRLDLVVVVSPMSVARPVRRRVGRPPVDLGVRMAIRQVLALEVRRLRRAGSRVVVLQPGRADLEVMGVNPMRITHLDEVVHRATASTRTRLAVQPGLLAG
- a CDS encoding prolyl oligopeptidase family serine peptidase, whose protein sequence is MRLLPIALAAVVVAATPSFADHDRGKGRGHQGPKPARPAAVDPCKGDPGAVRSLRLTVKGQPADARYAVPRGTPRGIVVFDHGYSHTMRSWDRHMSRIAAQLGVIAVTPDYRGQRNDLSAKPLPTSRGWRVQEGAEDSIAVAQHFERVCTPTGINVIYGVSMGGNTSGLVLAAQPKDLKGKPLFDYWVDVEGAANVTETYLVARQLALVNTFAANAVADIEEAFGGSLEEVPDVYAERTVVNRVDDIAASGVKGVVMVHGVADGLVTHDESRQLQALLLAEGVPVDMTAFVTRSSGSEAGTTIDGYAPTGQQSPFAGHASEASETHDVGNAGFAALAKIYETGKVTCGERVVDGTVPVSPYASLPC